The window CGTAGAGTGTGGATTCAGTTGCGATATCCTTTACGGCTTCGAGGCTTGCCTTTACCTTGTTGTCCGTGCCGATGGTTGCAGCACCTTTGTACTTGTCGTTGATGTAGTCAACGTCGTAGTAGGTGTTGTTGTCAAGGATGTCATCGGTGTATGCAGCTGTTGCATACTGTGTGAACCCGACACCACCGGACATGTAGGATCCGAGCCAGATCTGGTCATAGAGCATACAGCCTGCACCTACGACTTCGAGAGCGACCTTTGCTGGGTCGTCAGTCACTGTGCGGCTTGTCTGGATGATGTCTGAAAGGTGACCGAAGGAAAGTCCACCGGGTTCGTTAGGACCACGTGCACGCCTTGCGGGGAGCATTTCACCCATGGAAACCAGGGCTGCGTGCTTTGCAGCGAAGGACAGGTCAGCGACGGCTGCTTCACCAGCACACATGTTGTATGCGGAGATGAAAGACATACCGATCTGCATTGCAGCCCACCTGGATGTCTGGGCACCATCAGTTGTCCTGGAGACAATTGTTGGGATGTGAATTGCCTGCCAGGTGGTCTTGCCGACGGAGGCCTTAAGCTGGGCAGCCTGCTCTGGAGTGAACATCTTGTTGATGTTTATGAGGTACTGCTTGTCAATTTCGTCTGCAAGCTCGTCGTCACCTGTGAAGATCTTAACGTAGCAGTCGTCAACAAGGGCAGGGTGGGTTTCGATCATCATTTCCTGAACCACTGCTGCGCCGGGCATAGCGTGGTTGAGGGTCTCAAGATAGTGGTTGATGGTTTCAGGAGTAACTTCCTTGCCCAGCCTCTTCTCGAGAGTCTCGTGAGCCAGGTCCAGACCAACAATACAGGTTCTTCTGATGTCGTCCCACATCTGCTGCATTGCAGCGTTGTTCACGTAGTGCAGGTCATCTGGTTCACAGACCATGTCAGTGCCAGAGATGGTGTAAGGGGTGATTGCACGCTGACCAAGGGGTGCACCGGTGTGCATCATTGGGTTGTAGAATGAAATACCTCTCTTCTCTGCGATTTCTTTTCCGGCCTTAATCATTTCGGCCTTTCTTGCGTCTTGCGCAGGTCCAAGTCTCAGGAACTTCTCGGTCTTGCCGGTGATGTCCGTCGTGGACTGCTGGTTTGTACCGTATTCCTGTGTGAACTTGACTTCCATTGCTTTTTTGAATTTTGAGAAAATATCTGCTGACATTGTGGTCACCTCATTTCGGCTGGAATCCGTAACTGGTCCTCTGATCGAACACTCTGTGTATCCATTCAATGACTTCTGCATCTTTCCTGAAGGCTACATTGTCCACACGGTA is drawn from Methanosarcina lacustris Z-7289 and contains these coding sequences:
- the mcrA gene encoding coenzyme-B sulfoethylthiotransferase subunit alpha — encoded protein: MSADIFSKFKKAMEVKFTQEYGTNQQSTTDITGKTEKFLRLGPAQDARKAEMIKAGKEIAEKRGISFYNPMMHTGAPLGQRAITPYTISGTDMVCEPDDLHYVNNAAMQQMWDDIRRTCIVGLDLAHETLEKRLGKEVTPETINHYLETLNHAMPGAAVVQEMMIETHPALVDDCYVKIFTGDDELADEIDKQYLININKMFTPEQAAQLKASVGKTTWQAIHIPTIVSRTTDGAQTSRWAAMQIGMSFISAYNMCAGEAAVADLSFAAKHAALVSMGEMLPARRARGPNEPGGLSFGHLSDIIQTSRTVTDDPAKVALEVVGAGCMLYDQIWLGSYMSGGVGFTQYATAAYTDDILDNNTYYDVDYINDKYKGAATIGTDNKVKASLEAVKDIATESTLYGIETYEKFPTALEDHFGGSQRATVLAAAAGVACSLATGNANAGLSGWYLSMYVHKEAWGRLGFFGFDLQDQCGATNVLSYQGDEGLPDELRGPNYPNYAMNVGHQGGYAGIAQAAHASRGDAFTVNPLIKICFADDLMPFNFAEPRREFGRGALREFVPAGERSLIIPAK